One Bos taurus isolate L1 Dominette 01449 registration number 42190680 breed Hereford chromosome 3, ARS-UCD2.0, whole genome shotgun sequence DNA window includes the following coding sequences:
- the TMEM61 gene encoding transmembrane protein 61, producing MTAPKTCDRARVASTLRYCMMVSGTVVLVAGTLCFAWWSEGDAGPPPGQSAPPTGCPEPGAPGALLRSVSFFCCGAGGLLLLFGLLWSVKASTQKLPRWDPYHLSRDLYYLTVESSEKQSCRTPKVITVPTYEEAVCCPLAGGPLILPASPVEEDLERSASGDALPGAQPPLPPPSYESLIFAAGGISGETARGAACSLTGPVQITEGGS from the exons ATGACTGCGCCCAAG ACTTGTGACAGGGCCCGCGTGGCCTCCACCCTGCGCTACTGCATGATGGTCAGCGGCACGGTGGTCCTAGTGGCTGGGACTCTCTGCTTCGCCTGGTGGAGTGAAGGAGATGCAGGCCCCCCGCCTGGCCAGTCGGCCCCACCCACTGGATGCCCTGAGCCTGGGGCCCCCGGTGCCCTGCTCAGGTCGGTCAGCTTCTTCTGCTGTGGCGCAGGTGGCCTGCTGCTGCTCTTCGGCCTGCTGTGGTCAGTCAAGGCCAGCACCCAGAAGCTGCCTCGATGGGACCCATACCACCTCTCCAGGGACCTGTACTACCTCACTGTGGAGTCCTCAGAGAAGCAGAGCTGCAG GACCCCGAAGGTGATTACCGTCCCCACTTACGAGGAGGCTGTGTGCTGCCCACTGGCTGGGGGACCCTTGATACTACCTGCGTCCCCTGTGGAGGAAGACCTGGAACGCAGTGCCTCGGGGGATGCCCTGCCTGGGGCCCAGCCCCCCTTGCCTCCACCTAGCTATGAGAGCCTCATCTTTGCTGCCGGTGGCATCTCTGGAGAGACAGCACGTGGGGCTGCATGCTCCCTCACGGGCCCTGTTCAGATTACAGAGGGTGGAAGTTAA